In the bacterium genome, one interval contains:
- a CDS encoding TAT-variant-translocated molybdopterin oxidoreductase, with product MSVTSDEQTAAPRGGKPRSALDLPALRARLEAQSGKHYWRSLDELADSEEFQSFLQAEFPAEAQQALDPVGRRTFIKLMGASLALAGVSACTKQPTETVFPYVKAPEYIVPGEPLYFATAMPLDGIGRGLLVESHMGRPTKIEGNPDHPASLGATDVLAQASVLGLYDPDRSQVVRYLGEVQTWRNFATAASDLLAKQQASGGAGLRILSGNVSSPTTARLMGDLLAKYPQATWHRYQPINNANAQAAMRTAFGRPLDVQYRFDKADRILSLDADFLGGGPGMVRYAKDFTRRRKLDAGGGAMNRLYVVETSTTNTGAKADHRQPLRPAEIAEFALGVARGLGLPVRAPVGMEGHQALITAVVRDLQAHKGRSIVLAGEWQPPVVHLLAAAINTALGADGSTVLYTEPVVASPVDETQSLRDLVAAMQGGAVEVLVLLDVNPVYDAPVDLEFTAALDKVPTRIHHGLYYDETGILSHWHLPATHYLEDWGDVRAYDGTASIQQPLIAPLYDGRGTPAVLSVLLGQPDATTHDLVRETWKNQLGGDFEKSWRKAVHDGVIANTAATPVQPNWVGQPADWSRSMLPPPAERPAGAVDVVFRPDSSLYDGRFANNGWLQEVPKHITRVTWDNPALIAPATAERLGLDVGALVEVTLAGRTLQVPVWIQPGHAPDAITLGLGFGRPRAGQVGNDVGFNTYLLRTADAPWSASDASLVPLGRHYKLACTQDHHSMHGRNLVRTGTVEQFEKKPTFARTRDMRDKSLYPGFKFEGHAWGMTVDIGNCIGCNACVVACQAENNIPVVGKDQVARGREMQWIRIDRYFEGDLDNPQTVMQPVFCQHCEQAPCEGVCPVNATVHDTEGINAMVYNRCVGTRYCSNNCPYKVRRFNFTLYNDPQSDVHKMVFNPDVTVRSRGVMEKCTYCIQRINYVRIKSKRENRPITDGEVLTACQQVCPADALTFGDINDPEAAVTKNKQDPRNYSLLNELGTLPRTTYLAGIRNPNPDLARG from the coding sequence ATGAGCGTCACGTCCGACGAGCAGACGGCCGCGCCGCGCGGCGGCAAGCCCCGTTCGGCCCTCGATCTGCCGGCCCTACGCGCCCGTCTCGAGGCGCAGTCCGGGAAGCACTACTGGCGGAGCCTCGACGAGCTGGCCGACAGCGAGGAATTCCAGTCGTTCCTGCAGGCCGAGTTCCCCGCCGAGGCGCAGCAGGCGCTCGATCCGGTAGGGCGCCGCACCTTCATCAAGCTGATGGGGGCGTCGCTGGCGCTGGCCGGCGTCAGCGCCTGCACCAAGCAACCGACGGAAACGGTCTTCCCGTACGTGAAGGCCCCCGAGTACATCGTGCCGGGCGAACCGCTCTATTTCGCCACCGCGATGCCGCTCGACGGCATCGGCAGGGGGCTCCTGGTCGAGAGCCACATGGGCCGGCCGACCAAGATCGAGGGCAACCCGGACCATCCGGCGAGCCTCGGCGCGACCGACGTGCTGGCGCAGGCGTCGGTGCTCGGCCTGTACGACCCGGATCGCTCGCAGGTGGTCCGCTATCTCGGGGAGGTGCAGACCTGGCGCAACTTCGCCACCGCGGCGTCGGACCTGCTCGCCAAGCAGCAGGCGAGCGGCGGCGCCGGGCTGCGCATCCTCTCCGGCAACGTCAGCTCGCCGACGACGGCGCGCTTGATGGGCGACCTGCTCGCCAAGTATCCGCAGGCGACCTGGCACCGCTACCAGCCGATCAACAACGCCAACGCGCAGGCGGCGATGCGCACCGCGTTCGGACGCCCGCTCGACGTCCAGTATCGTTTCGACAAGGCCGACCGGATCCTCTCGCTCGATGCCGACTTCCTCGGCGGCGGTCCGGGCATGGTGCGCTACGCCAAGGACTTCACGCGCCGCCGCAAGCTCGATGCCGGCGGCGGGGCGATGAACCGCCTCTATGTGGTCGAGACCTCGACCACCAACACCGGCGCCAAGGCGGATCACCGCCAGCCGCTGCGGCCGGCGGAGATCGCCGAGTTCGCGCTCGGCGTCGCCCGCGGCCTCGGGCTGCCGGTGCGGGCGCCGGTCGGCATGGAGGGGCACCAGGCCCTGATCACCGCCGTGGTGCGCGACCTCCAGGCGCACAAGGGCCGCAGCATCGTGCTCGCGGGCGAGTGGCAGCCGCCGGTGGTGCATCTGCTGGCGGCGGCGATCAACACGGCGCTCGGCGCCGACGGCAGCACGGTGCTGTACACCGAGCCGGTGGTGGCGTCGCCGGTGGACGAGACGCAGTCGCTGCGCGATCTGGTGGCGGCGATGCAGGGCGGCGCGGTCGAGGTCCTGGTGCTGCTCGACGTCAACCCGGTGTACGACGCGCCGGTCGACCTCGAGTTCACCGCCGCGCTCGACAAGGTGCCGACGCGCATCCACCACGGGCTCTACTACGACGAGACCGGCATCCTCAGTCACTGGCACCTGCCGGCGACGCACTATCTCGAGGACTGGGGCGACGTCCGCGCCTACGACGGCACGGCCAGCATCCAGCAGCCGCTGATCGCGCCGCTGTACGATGGGCGCGGCACGCCGGCGGTGCTCTCGGTGCTGCTCGGGCAGCCGGACGCGACCACCCACGACCTGGTGCGCGAGACCTGGAAGAACCAGCTCGGCGGGGACTTCGAGAAATCGTGGCGCAAGGCGGTGCACGACGGCGTCATCGCCAACACCGCCGCGACGCCGGTGCAGCCGAACTGGGTCGGCCAGCCCGCCGACTGGAGCCGGAGCATGCTGCCGCCGCCGGCCGAGCGCCCGGCGGGCGCGGTCGACGTCGTCTTCCGCCCCGATTCGAGCCTGTACGACGGCCGTTTCGCCAACAACGGCTGGCTGCAGGAGGTGCCGAAGCACATCACCCGCGTCACCTGGGACAACCCGGCGCTGATCGCGCCGGCGACCGCGGAGCGGCTCGGCCTCGACGTCGGCGCGCTGGTCGAGGTGACGCTCGCCGGGCGCACCCTGCAGGTACCGGTCTGGATCCAGCCCGGCCACGCGCCGGATGCGATCACCCTCGGCCTCGGCTTCGGCCGGCCGCGCGCCGGGCAGGTCGGCAACGACGTCGGCTTCAACACCTACCTGCTGCGCACCGCCGATGCGCCGTGGAGCGCCAGTGACGCCAGCCTGGTGCCACTCGGCCGTCACTACAAGCTCGCCTGCACCCAGGACCATCATTCGATGCACGGCCGCAACCTGGTGCGCACCGGCACCGTCGAGCAGTTCGAGAAGAAGCCGACCTTCGCGCGCACGCGCGACATGCGCGACAAGTCGCTCTACCCCGGCTTCAAGTTCGAGGGGCATGCCTGGGGCATGACCGTCGACATCGGCAACTGCATCGGCTGCAACGCCTGCGTGGTCGCCTGCCAGGCCGAGAACAACATCCCGGTCGTCGGCAAGGACCAGGTGGCGCGCGGCCGCGAAATGCAGTGGATCCGCATCGACCGCTACTTCGAGGGCGACCTCGACAACCCGCAGACGGTGATGCAGCCGGTGTTCTGCCAGCATTGCGAGCAGGCGCCGTGCGAGGGCGTGTGTCCGGTCAACGCCACGGTGCACGACACCGAGGGCATCAACGCCATGGTGTACAACCGCTGCGTCGGCACCCGGTACTGCTCGAACAACTGCCCCTACAAGGTGCGGCGCTTCAACTTCACGCTCTACAACGACCCGCAGTCCGACGTGCACAAGATGGTGTTCAACCCCGACGTCACCGTCCGCAGCCGCGGCGTGATGGAGAAGTGCACGTACTGCATCCAGCGCATCAACTACGTCCGCATCAAGTCGAAGCGCGAGAATCGGCCGATCACGGACGGTGAGGTCCTCACCGCCTGTCAGCAGGTCTGCCCGGCCGACGCGCTGACCTTCGGCGACATCAACGATCCCGAGGCCGCGGTGACGAAGAACAAGCAGGACCCGCGCAACTACTCGCTGCTGAACGAGCTCGGGACGCTGCCGCGCACCACCTACCTGGCCGGGATCCGCAATCCCAATCCCGATCTGGCGAGG
- a CDS encoding cytochrome c3 family protein: MSQVFRPYSNVLAKVSVVGVALLLGGGLVGLDRLFRSAYNTGQDVAREQPVPFSHKHHAGELGIDCRYCHTSVEVSSNAGFPPTQTCMNCHSQIWFQSPTLEPVRASWRSGESLNWTKVYDLPDFVYFNHSIHIAKGVGCVSCHGRIDKMNLTYQVPTLFMEWCLECHRNPAPNLRPRSEVFNMGWEPPADNPNLGAELMAAHDVHGRQDCTACHR, encoded by the coding sequence ATGTCGCAGGTCTTCCGTCCGTACTCCAACGTTCTCGCCAAGGTCAGCGTCGTCGGGGTGGCGCTGCTGCTCGGCGGCGGGCTCGTCGGCCTCGATCGCCTGTTCCGATCCGCCTACAACACCGGGCAGGACGTGGCGCGCGAACAGCCGGTGCCGTTCAGCCACAAGCACCACGCGGGTGAGCTGGGGATCGACTGCCGCTACTGCCACACCTCGGTCGAGGTGTCCTCCAACGCCGGCTTCCCGCCGACCCAGACCTGCATGAACTGCCATTCGCAGATCTGGTTCCAGAGCCCGACCCTCGAGCCGGTGCGGGCGAGTTGGCGGAGCGGCGAGTCGCTCAACTGGACCAAGGTCTACGACCTCCCCGACTTCGTCTACTTCAACCACTCGATCCACATCGCCAAGGGCGTCGGGTGCGTCAGTTGCCACGGGCGCATCGACAAGATGAACCTCACCTATCAGGTGCCGACGCTGTTCATGGAGTGGTGCCTGGAGTGCCACCGCAATCCGGCGCCCAACCTGCGGCCGCGTTCCGAGGTCTTCAACATGGGATGGGAGCCGCCCGCCGACAATCCGAACCTCGGCGCCGAGCTGATGGCGGCGCACGACGTCCACGGCCGCCAGGACTGCACCGCGTGTCATCGCTGA